The sequence TGCCCTAATAACTTCCAATAAATGTCTCTTTTTCCATtctgcaaccccattttgctgtgGGGTGTATGGGCATGTCATTTGAGACTCAATACCTTGCTTTTTCAAATACCCCTGCAGCAGTTTCTGGGATTAACTCATTTCAAATTTTATCCTgggattaattatcccttatcccttgtaccaaacgagccctaaaTATTTTAACGCTTCATAGATGACTGGTAAAGTTTTGGAGCAGAAGAAGAATCTCAATCTCTAATCAGATACAAAATACCAAACTTTCTATTCTCTTGAATACCATCCTTAGCCAACTCACAAATTCAGAATTGAACAGAAAATGACTAAACTTGAAATAGCTAAGTAGCAAAAGActagcaacaacaataacaacaaacccagtgaaatcccaccagtggggtatggggaggtgTGTGTATGcgaaccttacccctaccttataaaggtagagaggttgttcccgaaagaccctcggctcaagagcaGTGAAAATGAAACAATAGACAAACAATAGCAACGAAGTAGCAAAAGATTAGAGAAGTAGAAAAAGCTGGAAGAAGAAAGATTGTTTAAATGTTGAATTATATTTGCAGTATTATCACCAAGCCCAACCAAAACACAAAAGAATATGCAGTACTGAAACAAAGAAATGACATAAACCTACACCAGAAGGAAATCGGCGCACCCTGTCATCATATACTGTCTCTTATCCTTGGTAATTCTATTCCAAAAGTGCAACATCAGCGCAGATGTTTAGGAAAACAAAATACTTACCCTTCAGAGGAAAGAAGGACGCCCTGAAGAACGGACTTAAACGCTCTAGCAGCAGTTGCACCTATACAATTGATGAATCCATAAAGGTGGAAGCTAGGCTCCCCTGTCATCAATCCACATACTTGTCATTCCATCAGAAAAAACTGATCATGCACTTAAAATTGCTAATAAAGAGGTATCTTATGTAGTTCccaataatttaaattataaaagcaGTTGAAAAAATGTTCGACGTGATGCCTCAACTAACTTTCATGATAGCCTATTCATTACACAACTGTGACTATATTATTAACTATTAACTTTCACATTCCATGAACAAGAACAAAAGTGTCATTACAAGCTATGTTGCTCGAATCCTCCGACAATCCTGCTCTACTGTGTCGGTTTCTCCAAAAAATGAAtaacttttggaggatccgacaccacctggtggcatttttgaaggatccgaACAACATAGATTCCAAGTCAGCTTCTTTGAATATCATCAATACAAACTTCAACCAAGTAACATTTTGTTCAAAAAAGCATAATCTTTACGACAATTGAATAGAATTTCACAACAAACAAAATTCTCATTCCAAAGAAcgatgacaacaacaacaacaacccagtaaaatcccacaagtggagtctggggagggtagtgtgtacgtataCCTTACCCCAACCCCGAGGGAGGGGTAGGGTAATCATAAGCATTATTACTGCTACAAATTCTCAGATCTAACAAATTTGCACTAGCAAGAGTTAACCttcaaagaattttttttaaatgttaaaCAACCAAAGATTTCTCAAGATCCCAAAAAGCTCATAATTAGATTtctctttcttcaaaaatttaaatcaagaacagatcaaaccaaataaaacacaaaactaacaaaaaaaaaactaacaattgatccaaaattaaagattcaaactttaagtaaaaaatattaaatttataaaCATACCCCACTTGCAATAACAACACCAGCAACCACAGGAACAAGACAACCATAAGTAATCCAAGCTTCCCTCTTCAGTGTTATCAAATAAGCAAACAATGCAGTAAAAAATGGTGTTGTAGCACCCACAGCTTGATTAAAAGAAACAGGTAAATATCTTAAAGAAATATTACCACCTACTACAGACCCACAAAAGACAATACTAAGTGTAGCAATTCTAAAAAACTGAGATCTTGATTTAATCCTTTGAAAAGGTACAATCTTTAAGAAAACAATTGAGACATAACTAAGAACAGCACAAGCTGACATATGACACATAGTTAAGAAAATTGGGAAAGAGAAACCATAATTGGAAAGTAAAAGTTTGTTTAAAAGGAGGACACCAATGTTTGATGAGTACCAGAAAATTATAAGTGAGGTAATGAAAAGTGCTTGTTTTTCTGATTGTGTTGTGGACATTGTTGTGGGGGTGGTAAAGGGGGTGGTGGGGTGGTGTTGGAATTTGTGTTGAGGAAAagaggttgttgttgttgtttcattcatggaatttgaaggtttgatGTGAATGTATATTTGTGTTTGTGTTTCTTGATTTGTTGTGACATGATTTAATTTTGTGTAAAGAGGGTGGCTTTGGTTTGATTTGTGGGTTTTTTGTGTGTTTGGGAACTGTTGTAGGGATGTGTGAAGCTGACAGAAATTGAGAATATGATTTGTCATTGTGTGACTTTTGTCCTTCCCTCTTCTGACCCTAACATTcctaaatataattattttttaactaTGTGCTATTTGAGGAAGATGAGTCTTGGGGTAAATGACAAAGTCGTTGCTGCCATGTGATCAGGAGGCCACGAGTTCGAGTCGTGAAAACAACATCTTACAGAAATGCAGAGTAAGGCTGCATACGATAAACCCTTGTGGTTTGGCCTCTCCCCAGACCTCGCGCATGGTGGGATCTTTGAAGGAGGGAGCTTTGGCgaaactggtaaagttgctgccatgtgactcTAAAAATAACACGGTCTAGCTAGTTTTCGAACTGGTCATTccaaaatagccagcgtttgccaagtcattgaaaaat is a genomic window of Nicotiana tabacum cultivar K326 chromosome 16, ASM71507v2, whole genome shotgun sequence containing:
- the LOC107814305 gene encoding UDP-URONIC ACID TRANSPORTER 1-like gives rise to the protein MTNHILNFCQLHTSLQQFPNTQKTHKSNQSHPLYTKLNHVTTNQETQTQIYIHIKPSNSMNETTTTTSFPQHKFQHHPTTPFTTPTTMSTTQSEKQALFITSLIIFWYSSNIGVLLLNKLLLSNYGFSFPIFLTMCHMSACAVLSYVSIVFLKIVPFQRIKSRSQFFRIATLSIVFCGSVVGGNISLRYLPVSFNQAVGATTPFFTALFAYLITLKREAWITYGCLVPVVAGVVIASGVLCGLMTGEPSFHLYGFINCIGATAARAFKSVLQGVLLSSEGKVGCYISRIAILVLLPATLVMEPNVIDVTTTLATEHRYLGLLILVNSAMAYGANLLNFLVTKHTSALTLQVLGNAKGAVAVVISILLFRNPVTFIGIAGYTMTVMGVVAYGEAKRRYK